One genomic region from Methanocaldococcus fervens AG86 encodes:
- a CDS encoding DUF373 family protein — protein sequence MHEEKIKNYLVLVVDIDDDVGRKAGLNTPILGREKNIKALIKLGLTDPGDSDVNAILGGVKIYDELKASGKGVEIATISGDVNVESEKCALRLKEQIDFLLYLYNPDFIYLVSDGKEDEMILRYLESKNVFVWKKRIVVKQSETLESTYYLIQEFIKKTMEEYIPLILTFTGFSLILYAVFADIGWRIVVGLIGLYILSEGVGVRRLLIERIKNKEEFAIGRVFPISAVISLFILIIGLTYSISLTRQLTTLNEFIGKFLLHFSNPLVLALLILVVGKFVDNVIHSEQELLEIFKKYFFYLICIFIARELIISGGDYLLGEIEFITFVMYVIIYISITIILSVILFTKNSDKEK from the coding sequence ATGCATGAGGAAAAAATAAAAAATTATCTTGTTCTTGTTGTTGATATTGATGACGATGTCGGAAGAAAAGCCGGTTTAAATACTCCAATTTTAGGAAGAGAGAAAAATATAAAGGCTTTGATAAAGTTGGGTTTGACAGACCCTGGAGATAGTGATGTCAATGCAATACTTGGAGGAGTTAAGATATATGATGAATTGAAAGCTAGTGGAAAGGGTGTGGAGATAGCTACAATCTCTGGGGATGTTAATGTTGAGTCAGAAAAATGTGCATTAAGATTGAAAGAGCAAATAGACTTTCTATTGTATTTGTATAATCCAGACTTCATTTATTTAGTCTCTGATGGAAAAGAGGATGAAATGATTTTAAGGTATTTAGAATCAAAAAATGTATTTGTATGGAAAAAGAGGATTGTTGTTAAACAGAGTGAGACATTAGAATCTACATATTATTTAATTCAAGAATTCATAAAGAAAACTATGGAAGAATACATCCCATTAATTTTAACGTTTACTGGTTTTTCTTTAATATTGTATGCGGTGTTTGCAGATATAGGTTGGAGAATTGTTGTGGGGCTTATTGGATTATATATATTATCAGAGGGTGTAGGGGTTAGGAGATTATTGATCGAGAGGATTAAAAATAAAGAGGAATTTGCTATAGGAAGGGTTTTTCCAATATCGGCAGTTATATCTTTATTTATATTGATTATTGGACTTACATACTCGATAAGCTTAACTCGCCAATTAACAACGTTGAATGAATTTATTGGTAAATTTTTGTTACACTTTTCGAATCCTTTAGTTTTGGCACTGTTAATTTTAGTGGTAGGAAAGTTTGTAGATAACGTTATACACTCTGAACAAGAACTCTTAGAAATCTTTAAAAAGTATTTTTTCTATTTGATATGTATATTCATTGCAAGGGAGTTAATTATCAGTGGTGGAGATTATTTATTGGGTGAAATTGAGTTTATAACGTTTGTTATGTATGTTATAATCTACATATCCATTACAATCATACTATCTGTTATCCTATTCACCAAAAATTCAGATAAGGAAAAATAA